The proteins below are encoded in one region of Coffea arabica cultivar ET-39 chromosome 4c, Coffea Arabica ET-39 HiFi, whole genome shotgun sequence:
- the LOC113739605 gene encoding uncharacterized protein isoform X2, whose translation MTSSKRSDDAPPSPRFPQSYYQQLPSDPHQQPQQPQYIILLPRYYNNRRPRLHLSRTWRRCLICLLTLVLLGLAVFLLWPSDPEVSIVRLRLDHLGIHLFPIPSLDITLDVTVKIRNRDFFSIDYKSLIVAIGYRGKQLGYATSDHGHIKARGSSYVNATVHLSGVNILSDMLLLIEDLATGEITFDTDTKIGGQLGLAFFEIPLQGKVSCEINVNIHNQTIEHQNCYPE comes from the exons ATGACTTCCTCAAAACGCTCCGACGACGCTCCTCCGTCGCCCCGCTTTCCACAATCTTACTACCAACAACTCCCGTCGGACCCCCACCAGCAACCCCAACAACCTCAGTACATCATTCTTTTACCCCGTTACTACAACAACCGCCGCCCTCGGTTACACCTCAGCCGCACTTGGCGACGCTGTTTGATCTGCCTACTCACTCTCGTCCTCCTGGGTCTAGCCGTCTTCCTCCTGTGGCCATCCGACCCGGAGGTCTCCATCGTCCGTCTCCGCCTCGATCACTTAGGCATCCACCTATTTCCCATACCCTCCCTCGACATAACCCTAGACGTCACTGTCAAGATTCGGAACAGAGATTTTTTCTCCATTGACTATAAATCCCTTATTGTTGCGATCGGGTACCGGGGGAAGCAGCTAGGCTACGCCACCTCGGATCACGGCCATATTAAAGCTAGGGGTTCGTCGTATGTTAATGCTACGGTTCACCTGAGCGGCGTCAACATTTTGTCGGATATGCTTCTGTTAATTGAGGACTTAGCTACGGGAGAGATAACGTTCGATACGGATACGAAAATTggtggccagctcggcctcgccTTCTTTGAGATTCCTCTCCAG GGGAAAGTGTCATGTGAGATTAATGTAAATATCCACAATCAGACAATCGAGCACCAAAACTGTTACCCTGAG TGA
- the LOC113739605 gene encoding uncharacterized protein isoform X1 translates to MTSSKRSDDAPPSPRFPQSYYQQLPSDPHQQPQQPQYIILLPRYYNNRRPRLHLSRTWRRCLICLLTLVLLGLAVFLLWPSDPEVSIVRLRLDHLGIHLFPIPSLDITLDVTVKIRNRDFFSIDYKSLIVAIGYRGKQLGYATSDHGHIKARGSSYVNATVHLSGVNILSDMLLLIEDLATGEITFDTDTKIGGQLGLAFFEIPLQKYMSNNAFKEHVHFKLRGLGCLVLLFFCYRSITPRKT, encoded by the exons ATGACTTCCTCAAAACGCTCCGACGACGCTCCTCCGTCGCCCCGCTTTCCACAATCTTACTACCAACAACTCCCGTCGGACCCCCACCAGCAACCCCAACAACCTCAGTACATCATTCTTTTACCCCGTTACTACAACAACCGCCGCCCTCGGTTACACCTCAGCCGCACTTGGCGACGCTGTTTGATCTGCCTACTCACTCTCGTCCTCCTGGGTCTAGCCGTCTTCCTCCTGTGGCCATCCGACCCGGAGGTCTCCATCGTCCGTCTCCGCCTCGATCACTTAGGCATCCACCTATTTCCCATACCCTCCCTCGACATAACCCTAGACGTCACTGTCAAGATTCGGAACAGAGATTTTTTCTCCATTGACTATAAATCCCTTATTGTTGCGATCGGGTACCGGGGGAAGCAGCTAGGCTACGCCACCTCGGATCACGGCCATATTAAAGCTAGGGGTTCGTCGTATGTTAATGCTACGGTTCACCTGAGCGGCGTCAACATTTTGTCGGATATGCTTCTGTTAATTGAGGACTTAGCTACGGGAGAGATAACGTTCGATACGGATACGAAAATTggtggccagctcggcctcgccTTCTTTGAGATTCCTCTCCAG AAGTATATGTCCAATAATGCCTTCAAAGAACACGTCCATTTTAAGTTGCGTGGGTTGGGCTGCCTGGTCCTCCTATTCTTCTGTTACAGAAGCATAACTCCAAGGAAGACGTAA